The Malus domestica chromosome 06, GDT2T_hap1 genome has a segment encoding these proteins:
- the LOC139196739 gene encoding uncharacterized protein — MERFFKRKSSSGSGSSNNVDSSNTVGSSRTPSSRQSQLDDVLGNLQADPGLRIRIIDYDANMRDEVRRLYLQKGPCQPRGHNFPITNMSGINRCFIPQWFDEFDWLEYSVSKDAAFCLYCYLFKTNFEQVGSEAFTGDGFKNWKKGREKFKMHVGPVGSVHNKAREAATNLMNQATHIETAVSKHSDQARKAYRTCLIASIKCTKFLLRQGLPFRGHDESATSSNRGNYLELLQFLADNNDKVREVVMENAPGNLKLLAPSIQKEIVNSCALETLDAIMDGLKDRFFSILVDEARDVSVKEQMAMVLRYVDDNGHVIERFVGIQYVTDTTSSSLKDAIDTLFSRNGLSISKLRGQGYDGASNMRGELNGLKTKILREQPCAYYVHCFAHQLQLALVAVAKNNIDIASFFATANNVVNHVGASCKWRDSLRGQLQEELVIAFENDCLITGRGLNQETSLKRAGDTRWNSHYGTLISIISMFSSVVHVLQMVIDDNPNESAGEANTLMRVILTFEFVFHLFLMKVILGLTNDLSQALQRKDQEIVNAMALVKSCKEKLYWMRNNGFDALVDEVSSFCEKHHIDVPNMEEAFILPGR; from the coding sequence atggaacggttttttaagagaaagtcATCATCGGGTTCGGGTAGTTCGAATAATGTTGATAGTTCAAATACTGTCGGTAGTTCAAGAACTCCAAGTTCAAGACAAAGTCAGTTAGATGATGTTTTGGGTAATCTTCAAGCGGATCCTGGATTAAGAATTCGAATAATAGATTATGACGCTAATATGAGAGATGAGGTCCGAAGATTATATCTACAAAAAGGACCTTGTCAACCTAGAGGTCATAATTTCCCAATAACTAATATGTCAGGAATTAATCGATGCTTCATTCCCCAATggtttgatgagtttgattggttggagtatagtGTATCTAAAGATGCGGCATTTTGTCTCTATTGCTATctctttaaaaccaattttgaaCAAGTGGGTAGTGAAGCTTTCACTGGAGATGGATTTAAGAAttggaagaaagggagagaaaaatTTAAGATGCATGTTGGACCGGTTGGGAGTGTTCATAATAAGGCTAGAGAAGCTgctacaaatttgatgaatcaaGCTACACATATTGAAACGGCAGTGAGCAAACACTCTGACCAAGCTCGTAAGGCTTATCGCACATGCTTGATTGCTTCAATCAAGTGCACTAAGTTTTTATTGCGACAAGGTCTTCCTTTTCGTGGCCATGATGAAAGTGCCACTTCAAGCAATAGGGGAAATTACTTGGAGTTATTGCAATTCCTTGCagataataatgataaagttagagaagttgtgatggaaaatgctccggggaatctcaaattactagctccttccattcaaaaagaaattgtgaattcatGTGCTCTTGAAACACTTGATGCTATCATGGATGGTCTAAAAGATAGATTCTTTTCAATATTGGTGGATGAAGCACGTGATGTGTCTGTGAAAGAGCAAATGGCTATGGTGTTGCGTTATGTGGATGACAACGGGCATGTAATTGAAAGATTTGTGGGTATCCAATATGTTACCGACACTACTTCAAGTTCACTAAAGGATGCTATTGACACATTGTTTTCTCGCAACGGTTTGAGCATTTCCAAGCTACGAGGACAAGGTTATGATGGTGCTAGCAATATGAGAGGCGAGTTGAAtggccttaaaacaaagatattgagagaacaaccttgtgcatattatgttcattgctttgctCATCAACTTCAACTAGCTCTTGTTGCCGTAGCAAAGAATAATATAGACATTGCCTCTTTTTTTGCAACGGCTAATAATGTGGTTAATCATGTTGGAGCATCTTGTAAGTGGCGTGATTCACTTAGAGGGCAACTTCAAGAAGAGCTTGTGATAGCTTTTGAAAATGATTGTCTTATAACGGGGCGAGgcttaaatcaagaaacaagtcTCAAACGTGCCGGTGACACACGATGGAACTCACACTATGGTACCTTGATTAGCATCATTTCTATGTTTTCATCCGTGGTTCATGTGCTTCAAATGGTTATTGATGATAATCCCAATGAAAGTGCGGGTGAAGCAAATACGTTAATGAGAGTGATACTtacttttgagtttgtgtttcACCTTTTCTTGATGAAAGTTATATTGGGACTCACAAATGATTtgtcacaagcattgcaaaggaaagatcaagaaattgtgaatgcaatggctTTAGTGAAATCATGCAAGGAAAAACTATATTGGATGAGGAATAATGGGTTCGATGCATTGGTTGATGAAgtatcttctttttgtgaaaaacatcatATTGATGTTCCTAACATGGAAGAGGCATTTATACTTCCAGGGAGGTAA